CGGATGGGCGGTAACTGGAACTACAAACATCCTTCCGAGATCATGGACGAGGTGGCGCGGCTAACTCCGCTGTTTGCCGGGGTGAGCTATACGCGGCTGGAGGGCTTCGATAGCCTGCAGTGGCCGGTACATGCGGACGGAACCGACTCGCCGCTGTTGTTTACCGAGGGCTTTCCTTTTCCCGATGGTAGGGCGAAGTTCTATCCGATCGAGTACGTTCCGCCATCGGAGGAGACTAGTTCGGTTTACGATCTGCACCTCAACAACGGCCGTTTGCTAGAGCATTTTGAGCAGGGCAGCATGACCTTCCGTACACCGGGTATTCGGGAGATTACGCCGAATAGCTGGATCGAGGTTTCGCCGGAGCTGGCGGCTGAACGCGGAGTGACTACTGGACGCTTCGTGCAGGTGACCTCGCCGCATGGCAAGGTTCGTGTGCAGGTGTTGGTGTCCGAGCGCGTGAAGGGCAAGCAGCTCTACATGACGCTGAACTCAGTGGACGAACCGGTGAACCGGCTGACCAGCAGTTTTACCGATCGCGCGACGCATACTCCTGCATTCAAAGAGACGGCCGTGAGCATGACGGTGTTGCCGGAGCAGGGCGAGAATCCTCTGCCGCGGAGAAACTTCCGTTACGGCACGCGCACTCCACAGCCGGGTCTCGAGATCGAGCGCAAATGGGCACGCAAGGATTACCATCTGCCCGGCACCGCTGCCTCTGACAAACTCGTTCAGATTACCTCCAATACCGTCTAATTTTTTCGACCTCAGAGCTGTCTTTCAGGAGCTGTTATGGCAAAGCCAATTGCTTTCAAACCGATTACCGTCGACTTTAAAGCCGATCTAGTGCGCAAGCTTGAGAAGGCTCCGGAAGAACATGCCGAGGCGCTGCTGCTGGCCTACGATGTGCTTGAAGAGGCGCACCGGAAGGGTCTGCTCAGCCTGCTGCACGGCGCAATCGGCGCGAAGGATACGATCTTCAATACGTTGTCGAAGTACGCGGCGCAGCCCGAGGGCATCGCAGCAATCCGAAATCTGCTGACCGCCGCGAAGATCCTGACGGAGCTCGATCCTGAGGTGCTCGATCAGCTCTCGAAGGTGATGGCGCATGCGACCAAAGAGCATCAGGCGGAGCGAGAGGCACCGAGCCTGTGGCAGCTGGCCAGACGCGCGACGAGCGAAGACAGCCGCCGCGGACTCTCGTTCATGACGCTGGTTCTCTCCGGGCTGGGCAGGTCGCTGAAGAACTAAGCAACACGATCCCAGGGGAACGCGCGGTGTCGCGGGCTATGGTCAAATAAACGATGTGACTCATTCTTTCGATATAGGCAGTGCACCACATCAGGTCCCGGTAGGCCGGGGCAAGCTTTTTCTCATTGCAGGACCGTGTGTGATCGAGTCCGAGAGCCATGCACGCATGATGGCAGATGCAATTCAACGCATCACCTCAGACCTCGGCGTTCCTTACGTCTTCAAGGCCAGCTACGATAAGGCCAATCGAACCTCTATCAAGAGCTTTCGCGGGCCGGGGCTGGTGGAGGGTTGCCGCATTCTTCGCATGATCGGGGAGAATACGGGCCTGCCTGTGTTGACCGATGTGCACACCGCCGCAGATTGCGACGCTGTTGCCGAAGCAGTGGATGTGCTGCAGATTCCGGCGTTTCTCTGTCGCCAGACGGATCTGCTGATCGCGGCAGCCGAGGCAACGAAGAAGACCGGTGGCGCGATCAACGTGAAGAAGGGCCAGTTTGTCGCGCCCTGGGACATGCGGCACGCCGTCGAAAAGATTCGCGAGAGCGGAAACGAGCGTGTCTCGCTGACCGAACGCGGCGCGAGCTTCGGATACAACAACTTGGTGGTGGATATGCGTTCGCTGCCGGTGATGCGTGGGTTTGCGCCGGTGGTCTTCGATGGCACCCACTCTGTCCAGACGCCTTCAGCGGGCAACGGCGTTAGCGGCGGGCAGCCGGAGTTCATCCCCGTGCTGGCTCGCGCGGCAGTCGCCGCTGGGGTGGATGGTGTCTTTCTTGAAGTTCATAACAATCCTGCTGAGGCGAAGTCCGATGGAGCCAATGCGCTTCATCTAAACCATCTTAAGGCTGTGCTGGAGCAGCTGCTGGCGGTGCAACATGCCGTTCGCTAGAAGAACGTCCTGCCGGACGGGGCCTCCTGCGCGGAGGGCGGTCACTTCGTGACTTGTATACCTTGTCTTGGTTTGGGAATAGGCTGGGTCCTCGCGATGCTCGGGCGTAATCTTCGTGCCGACCAGCGGGAGGCTCTATACAGCCAATTCTGCCTAGACCGGTAGACGCGTCACGAAGTGACCGCCCGCGCGCACCGGGCACGTCCGGCAGGACATTACCGCTTAAAAAAAGCGGCCCCTCAGTGAGGGGCCAATCTGCCTTGGTTCTCTCTGGTTAGGAGAGGTTTTTGCGAGTGCGCTCTAGGTCGCTATCTCGGCAAACTTGCGGACGGTGCGGGACTAACTACACCGTCCTGGGGGAGGGCTACTGATTCACCTCTTGTGGTGAACTTACTCCCGCGTGGGAGGTCTTTGGCGTTGCTGTTGCGCTGGACGCCGAGTCGGAGCTCATCGATGCCAGGCTGTTATGGAGCAGCGTGACGCGAACACCGTTTACGACTGCCTGCTCGCCATCTGCCGGCTTGGCGGTGTTCTTGCCGAGGCCAGTCTTGTAGATGCGGTAGACCGGAACCTGATGTTCGGTGACGAGGTAACGGACGACAGAGTCAGCCATTGCCTGCGAGGTCTGAACACCGGATTTGCTATAACCCTGCACTTCGATGATGTAGCCCTTCTCGCCAGAAAGTGTAGTGGCGAGATTGTCGAGATCGGATTTACCGGTGGGCCCGAGAGCGGTACGACCCGAGGCAAACTTCACTGATGTCGAAGAGACTGTCTGGTATTGATCGAGATTGCCGACCGTGTTGCCGAGGGAATCTGTGCGGCTACTTGCATTACCGGCAAGGGTCTGGGCGGAGTTCGCACGATTCGCCGCATCCTGTGCATGCTGATCGGCGGTGTTTGCCGAATTCATTGCATTCTTGATGCGAGCCTGCGAACGGGAGTCTACATCCTTGATATCGTTAGCGTTCTTAGACTGAAGCTGATCGAGTTCGTTGACCTGACCCTTGATCGGAGCTGTCTGCCTGTTTACCCACTTCTTGCGGGCAAACGGGTTCATGTGGCCCCAGAAGCCTTCCTTCGATTGATCAGCGAGGGGCTTGCCGGTGGCGTAGGTGGACTTGTCGTCTGGACTCGTTGCGCCCGAAGTCGAGCTGGCTGCTGCTGGGTCTGTTGTCTGCGTCGCGGGAGTGCTCGTCTGAGCGAATGCCGAGATGCCCAATGCACTACCTAACAGTAAAGCTGGGAGGCCGAAAGTAGTTCCGGATTTCATCATTTGGTCTGCTCTCCTTTTCTGACTCTGCGCCTGTGTTCCAGACGTCAACATGCACTTGCTAGAGCAGGTAGCGTGCCAAAGTACTTAAACGTATCAACCCATTGATAATATGTAGCTTAGACAAGATCGTGAGTTCCAGACAGGCGGGAGATTACAACCGACTCACGCAAAATCTTCCCGGGGGCCGGGTAACTATTACCCGATCTCCCCTAAGGGCCGCTACTTTATGTTCACGCTAATGATGTGAATCTCGGGCATTTGCGTGTTCCAGTTGGCTGGAATTGTCTCGAAGATAAGGCGAAAGTCGCGCTCGTCACCCGGCTTTAAGGGGGAGGCGCTGATCGGCTGAGTGTCGATGTAAGGCTCACGCATCCGGACTACCGACAATGGCAGCGTCTCCACCTGCGGCGGCATCGCCTCGTCGTTGCGGAAGATTACCTGTACCGTGACGCTAGTTACCGTCTGCCCACCGGCGTTCTGGATGTGACCGTCGATGAAGGTCGACTTTCCTCCTGAGAGGCTCGTCGACTCGCTCATCGCAAGCTGCGAAAGAGGAAGCTCTGCAGCGTAGGCGGCCAGTGGCTGGATCGTATTGGGGGAAGCCTGCGGCTTGTGGCGCGTCGCGAAGACCAGGCCGATGAGCACCACCACGACCACCAACCCCGCCACACCCCATGCTGCGGCCGGAACTCCACCTCCTTCCGGCGGCTTGCTTTCGAACATCGCAGGCTGTGGGCTACTGTTCTCGCTGCTCCCTGGGGGAATCGGAGTGCTCCGTGAGGAATCAGATGGATTAACGGGGGTATCGAGTGGACGACGGTCTTCGCTCATAAGCGGAGATTTTATACCGCTGGATGCCACTGCCAACTGAACCTGCTCTTTCGTTCAGCCGCCCTTGACCTCCCCAAAAGGAATCAATAGAGGGTCCGCGACAAAAACTTCGACGAATTTTCATGCCAACACCAGAACTTCATGGTGCATTCTCGCGTTAAGGAACATCTATAGGGTGTCGGCTAATTGCACCTGGACGGATCTTTGACCGACTGCAGCGGATCGGAACCGCGAGGAGAGGTAAGCATGAACGAGCAAATCGATCTTTCGCCTGAGCTGCCGTTCTCGCCCCTGGATCCTAAGAACGGCCTGCGGGTTGCCGAAGGGGTCGCGGTTCCCATCGCGGCAGACCGCATGTATCAGCTCGCCGCGCTTACTGCCGGCCTGTTTCTGCTGGTCACGCTGGTCTAAATTCGTTAGGCTCGCTGTTGCGTTAGCTCATGCTTCAAACGACAGCGACCGATGCCTGAAATAACATCGCTTAGGCAAAGCTGGCGCGTTTGACCTTCTGGCGGAAGTCTTCGCCCTGCATCTCTACGACAACACACATCTCCTGCAGTCGGGACCGCATCCGTTCGCCGATCCTGTCGCCGAGCGTCTCCTCGCGCATCGCCCCACGCACGCCGCTCTCGGTGCCAAGAGGGCCCGCGTTCGCGTAATTGGTTGTGATGATCGTGGTGCGGCGGTCGTTGTAGCGGGTGTTTAGAATGTGTGCGACCGTGTCCCAAACCCAGTCTGTGGGCTTCGACGCGCCGAGTTCGTCCAGCACTAGAACCTCGGCGTCGAAGACAGGTGCCAGTACCTCGAGCTCGGTGGCGGAGACCTTATTGTTGTAGCTGTTCTGCACCTGCTTCAACAGGTCGCGGTAGTCGAAGAAGAGACCGGTTGCGCCGCGTTCCGCCACCAGCGCCTGCAGAATCCCCACTGCCAGATGCGTCTTTCCGACGCCGATCGAACCAGTGATCAGCAGCCCGGTTCCAGCCGTCTCGACCGGGTAGCCGTCGACGAACTTCCTTGCGCGCAGATGGGCCAGAGTGAGCGACCGATTTGAGGAGGGAAAGTCCGTCTCGTAGCTCTCTAGCGAACAGTGTTCGTACCGCTTCGGGATGTGGGCCCGGCCCAGCATCCGCTCAGCGCGCCTCTGAACCCGGCAGACGCAGTCTTTGACGAACTGCCTGCCATCCTCCTGCAGGATCAGCATCCCCGCCCCACCGCATATCGTGCAGACTTCACTCATGGCCGTCCTCTCAGTATGGCAGCATCTGAATCCAATTGCCCCCTGTGCGAATCTGAGTTAAACTGAGGAAACTGCTTGAGCGCTCCGAAAAGGCGCAAGCGGCGGCGCGACAGGCCCTTCGATGTGACGTGAACTCTTCCGTTGCAAGCGATCCGCGAGCCGGCAGGCATACCCCAAGATTGAGAAAAGGATAGTTAACATGCCAAAAGAAGGTATTCACCCGAAGTACGACAACATCCACGTCAAATGCGCCTGCGGGAACACGTTTGAGACCCGCTCCACGCATAAGGGCGACATCGTCGTCGAAATCTGCTCCGCCTGCCACCCTTTCTTCACCGGCAAGCAGAAGCTGATCGACACCGCAGGTCGCGTCGAGCGCTTCCGCCGCAAGTTCGCCAAGTCGGATGCCGGCAAGGCAGAGACCGCCGCGAAGTAAGCGGACGCCTAAATCACCCCAGGGGCCTCCGCACTACGCGGAGGCCTTTGTTTTGTCTAAACTAGTCACAAGAAGGACCACAAGCAGCTGTCGCCATGAAGAAGCGTTACACCCTCGAGCAGAAGCGTTGGGACGATCCGGCCGAACACGCGATGCCGGAGCACTCCCGCGTACCTGCGAGCTTCACCATCGGCAACGTGAAGATCGCTCCTGCGACGGTTCTTGCTCCCATGGCAGGTGTAACCGACACAGTCTTTCGCCGCTTCATCAAGAACGCGAGCCAGTTTACGAGCGCGACCGATGACGCAGTCGATCGGGCGTCAAATATTGACAGCGTCACTTCGAATCAGCAGTCCGGCTGCGGCCTCATCATGACGGAGTTCACCTCCGCCGACGGCCTCTCCCGCATGCGCGAGACCAAGCGTAAACGCTATCTGACCTACTACGACGACGAGCACCCCATCTCCGCGCAGCTCTTCGGCTCGAACCCCGCAACGCTCGCTGACTCAGCGCGCATCGTGCAGGACGCTGGCTTCGACATCGTCGATCTGAATCTCGGCTGCCCGGCCAAGCGCGTCGTCGCCTGCAATGGAGGCTCCGGCCTGCTGCGCGATCTGCCCCTGATCGAGACGATCTTCAAGACCGTACGTGCCGCCGTTTCAATTCCCTTCACCGTAAAGTTCCGCATGGGTTGGAGCGACAAGCACATCGTCTGCGTCGACCTTGCGAAGATGGCCGAGGACTGCGGCCTGAACGCCGTTGCACTGCACGCCCGCACCCGCGAAGACGGCTACACCGGCCAGGCGCGCTGGGAGTACATCGCTGCGGTGAAAGACGCTGTAAAGATTCCGGTGATCGGCAACGGTGACATCCGCACTCCCGAGGACGCCGCCGCCATGGTCGACGTCACCGGATGCGACGCTGTAATGATCGGTCGCACCGCTCCTTCGAATCCTTGGATCTTCCGGCAGATCGCGCAGTACACGGCGTCAAAAGAGGCCACTGGCGTCGGTACCTACGATCACCCCACCGACCAGGATCGCTATCGCATGATCCGCACCTACTTCCAGATGCTGGTCGATGAGATCGCGCTCGAAGAGCGAGCCGAAGCAGCACGCGCGGAGGCCATCACCGCGGCAGGCCAGGTCGCACGCGAGCAGCGCCACCGCGACTGCGTCGGCAAGATGAAGCAGTTCGCCAGCTGGTTTACCCATGGCGTTCCCGGCGGAGGCGCACTACGCAAGCAGATCTTCGAATCGAAGAACGGCGACGCAGTTCTCGGCGCGATTGAAAGCTTCTTCTCGAACCGCGCGGACGAGCTCGTTTCCCATCCCGAGATGGTCACGCAGGACGGCCAGCTTCTCACCTCCGCAGCCTACTGTGATTGATTGCGGCTAGACTCTGCCCTGCAACACGTGCGTGGAGTGTGACCCGGCGTCTGTGTTCCGTTTGCGCCACACAGCTTTCACCTTCGCACGCCAACGCTCATCAAGCGCAATAAGACTCCATTCGACTCGCGGTGAAAGGTACCGCAGCACGACTTCCGTCGCAGGATGAACTCTCAGCGCTGGTGCCACCAGATAAAGTCGCGGAGGCTCGGCCGACAAGCGCAGCCCGCCGAAGTATCCGTGCCGCTGAAACTCTCCCAACCCAGTGGTGTTATCGGGATTCTGCAGATGGTGCCATCGCACCCGGACCCAGTAATCCAGCCCCTGCAGAGCGAGGTGAAGGTCTTCGTCGGCCTTCAATTCAATGACCGCCAACCGTCCGTCTTCGGTGATGCCGAGCAGGTCGAGCATTCCACGATCCGCGGCGGCGAACGCAGGCACCTGCGTGTAAACATGCTTCGGATCGAGGCGCGCATCGAGCGGCTCCAAATCACGCCTCAGCACGCTCTCCAGCCAACGCTCCGGCTGCATTCGGTAGAGTGGATTGCGCTTGTCGCCGCCAGCGATGCGCCGTGCAAACAATCGCGCCACCAGCTCGCGCAGCTCGTTCACATTCTCTTCGGTCATGGGAGTCTCGTTCGCGCCGGCGCCGAAGGTGATCTCCTGCGCACTGTTGAACGAGTTTCCCGCGTAGCCCATTCGCACCCGCGCAAACTCCAGGCCGTGCAGCAAAAACGCTAGCTCCGTGCCGCTGCGAAGACGCTGCTCCACCACCGCGCGCATCGTCTCCGGCACGAGCGTCATCACACGGAGCGTGGACTCGGCAAATCGCTCGTGTGCGGATTGCTCATTAGGAGCATGCATCAGACGGGTGGTCAGGTTGCCATGGTCGGCCGCGTCACGCTGCTCCAACTCTTCCGACTTCTGGTCCAACTCCCACAACTCCCACCGGGCAACCGACGGGTTGAGCCACGCCATTCGCGAAAGAGTCAGTATCGCCATTCCACGCGGCACGATCAGCTTCAATCCTTGATACAGCCTTCGCCCATCCCCGGAGTCGCGGCAGTGCTGCAGCCATAGAATCCCCAGAGTCAAAATTCCATCGACGGTCGCCTGGGTCTCCTCTGCATTCACGGCGATCACAGCCCAGGCCTTTTGCCCCTGGATCAGCGATCCGCGCGCATATGCAGGCCCGAAGCTCTTCTCAAGATCCATCGCCGTACGAAGCCCATCCACCTTGAACTCAGGAAAACTGCGCAGCAGAACGCGCTCCAACACCTTCAGATACCGCACTCGCGTCGCCTCCCGCGTAGAAGGTGTACGGCGATCGCGATCGGTTACAAGTTCAAGCGTCTGCGGTTTGGTCTGTCCGAACCGATGCGTGCTCAGCCGCAGCACTCCGTTGCGAAGCGTCGTACCACTCACTCGTCGAACGAGATTGCGGTCCTCTCCCCACAGATGCAGCGTGCACCGGCCGTGCTCGGTCGCAAGCTTGTACTTTGCCTCGCGCATGTCGAAGAGGACTTTGCCATCTTCCAGCACCACGGCACGGGGAGATTCAGCTAAAAAGGATTCAAGTGCAGCGGTGATCTGTTCTACCGTCTGCACGGGCTCCGCGGAGGAGACTCTTGGCGGCATAGCCGAACGTTAGCACATCTGCGAGCCTGAAAAGCTCTCGCGATCTACAACGAAAGCTTGAAGTGATAGTCGGAGATGCGCAGGCCGTGCCGGAAGTAGAATGCGTGCGCCTCATGCCGGTGCGTTCCCGAGTCGAGCATGAAGGTGGTGCATCCTGCCTCCTTCGCCAGCGCAATCAGCCACGTTATCATCGACTCGCCATGTCCCTTCGAGCGCGCCGCTTCGTCCGTTACCAGATCATCCACGTAGAGCGTCTTGCCGCTCCACAGCAGAGTCTGCATGCGGAAGCCAGCGACTGAGACGATCTCACCGTCCGACTCCAGAAAAGCGAGTTGATACCCCTCGGCCTGCTGCGTTTGAATGCGTCCGACGAACTCCTCGGCAACCAACATGGGTCGAAGCTGGCGCATCACAGGAAAGCAGCGGTCGATCTCGCTCGGCATCGTAGCAATCTGAATGGTGGACATAGACGGGCGGCCCGCTACCATCCTTCTTTCGCACGCAGATGCGTGATGTGAGCTACGTGATGGCGCGAGTGCCAGGCGTAGGTCAGCGCTGACATCTCCACCGTCACGCGGCCATCCTCCGGATGGAGGTACCCGCGCTGCCACTGCTGTTCGTCGAGAGACTGCAACAGCATCACCCAGCGGGCATGAAGGGCTTCCACCAGCTCCAGCGACCACTCCACCGGAGCCGCCATGTCATGGAGCTTTGCCCAGGCGCCTTCGTCGTACGATTTGACCGCCGGCCAGTCCTCAGTCAGCGCAAGCTTCACCCGGACGAAGGCGTTCATGTGGCTATCCGCGACATGATGAACCACCTGTCGCAGCGTCCATCCGCCTTCGCGATACGGCGTACCCAACTGAGCCGAACTCAATCCGTCCACGGCATTGCGCAGTTGTTCGGGCAGCTCAGCGAGCGAAGCAACGGCCCCGGTTCGCTCGTCTGCAGAGATGGATGTTGGCGCTTCGAAAACACCTATGGGGAACCTCGGGTCTACATCAATCTGCGCCATGGCCTCGCCTCCATACCTCTACCAGCAACTTAGCACACGAAATTGTGTAACCTTCTATGAAGATTCCGTTGTGTGCCTCGAAGCTTTCCTATGCGATTTTCAGCACTACGCCTTGCACTACTCTTTGCCACCACTCCTGTGTACGCGCAGCAGTACCCTGCTTCGGCCTCGAATCATGCGGTTACAGACGCGAGCCGATCCAACGGCGCGGTCCGCGAGTATGTCGGCTTCGACAGCAACGACTATCCAGGGGACCAAGCACTGCCTGCCCTGCAAAGACACTTCGCCTTCGTCGGATATTGGCTCAACAACCCGCCCGGCGAAAGGCAGAACGGCTGGGTTGGCAAGCGCGAGACTTTGAGGCGCAACGGCTTCGGCTTCCTCGTACTGTTCAACGGCCGGCTTGAGTCGGAGATCAAGAAAGCCAGGCGATCCGGAACGCCACCGGTCACGCTCGGAGCCAGGGACGCCACAGCCGCAGTCGCCGCAGCCGAGCGCGAACACTTTCCTGCTCAGACGATCATCTTTTTGGATCAGGAGGAAGGCGGTCGCCTCACCGCGGATCAGTCGGCGTATCTTCTTGCGTGGACAGAGGCAGTAGCTAAATCAGGCTATCTCCCCGGGGTCTATGGCAGCGGCCAGCCAGTCGGCGACGGCCCGGGCAAGACCATCACCACGGTTCAGGATATTCGCGAGCAAGTCGCCGCTCAACACCTTCACCAGGTTGCGATGTGGGTCTATCAGGACGCCTGCCCACCCGCCAATGGATGCAGCCTGCAGCCTCCTCGGTTCGACTCCAGCGGTACCCCGGACATCGCAGTGTGGCAATACGCTCAATCTCCAAGACGCAAGGAGATAACTGCCGCCTGCAGCGCAACCTACGCCGCCGACGGCAACTGCTACGCTTCCGGCCTGCCGAATCTGCCACTCGATCTCAGCGTTTCAGGCTCCGCCGACCCCTCGCAGGGACGCTGAAACCGACCCAAAAGCTCGCGGATTTTCCCGAAAAAGAGAGGTCGATAGGCATACTCCCGCCGCACCTCCGCAAGAGTGTTATTTGCCGCGGCTCCATTGGAAGCCTAGAATCAATCTAGATGACCATACCCGCACCCGACCACAAACGCTACTTCATCGAAAAACTTGGTCTGTCGGAACGCCTGATGGAACGCTGCCTGGGAGAGGCCCT
This Tunturibacter gelidoferens DNA region includes the following protein-coding sequences:
- a CDS encoding glycoside hydrolase domain-containing protein, coding for MRFSALRLALLFATTPVYAQQYPASASNHAVTDASRSNGAVREYVGFDSNDYPGDQALPALQRHFAFVGYWLNNPPGERQNGWVGKRETLRRNGFGFLVLFNGRLESEIKKARRSGTPPVTLGARDATAAVAAAEREHFPAQTIIFLDQEEGGRLTADQSAYLLAWTEAVAKSGYLPGVYGSGQPVGDGPGKTITTVQDIREQVAAQHLHQVAMWVYQDACPPANGCSLQPPRFDSSGTPDIAVWQYAQSPRRKEITAACSATYAADGNCYASGLPNLPLDLSVSGSADPSQGR
- a CDS encoding DUF1641 domain-containing protein — protein: MAKPIAFKPITVDFKADLVRKLEKAPEEHAEALLLAYDVLEEAHRKGLLSLLHGAIGAKDTIFNTLSKYAAQPEGIAAIRNLLTAAKILTELDPEVLDQLSKVMAHATKEHQAEREAPSLWQLARRATSEDSRRGLSFMTLVLSGLGRSLKN
- a CDS encoding tRNA dihydrouridine synthase, whose product is MKKRYTLEQKRWDDPAEHAMPEHSRVPASFTIGNVKIAPATVLAPMAGVTDTVFRRFIKNASQFTSATDDAVDRASNIDSVTSNQQSGCGLIMTEFTSADGLSRMRETKRKRYLTYYDDEHPISAQLFGSNPATLADSARIVQDAGFDIVDLNLGCPAKRVVACNGGSGLLRDLPLIETIFKTVRAAVSIPFTVKFRMGWSDKHIVCVDLAKMAEDCGLNAVALHARTREDGYTGQARWEYIAAVKDAVKIPVIGNGDIRTPEDAAAMVDVTGCDAVMIGRTAPSNPWIFRQIAQYTASKEATGVGTYDHPTDQDRYRMIRTYFQMLVDEIALEERAEAARAEAITAAGQVAREQRHRDCVGKMKQFASWFTHGVPGGGALRKQIFESKNGDAVLGAIESFFSNRADELVSHPEMVTQDGQLLTSAAYCD
- the kdsA gene encoding 3-deoxy-8-phosphooctulonate synthase, translating into MTHSFDIGSAPHQVPVGRGKLFLIAGPCVIESESHARMMADAIQRITSDLGVPYVFKASYDKANRTSIKSFRGPGLVEGCRILRMIGENTGLPVLTDVHTAADCDAVAEAVDVLQIPAFLCRQTDLLIAAAEATKKTGGAINVKKGQFVAPWDMRHAVEKIRESGNERVSLTERGASFGYNNLVVDMRSLPVMRGFAPVVFDGTHSVQTPSAGNGVSGGQPEFIPVLARAAVAAGVDGVFLEVHNNPAEAKSDGANALHLNHLKAVLEQLLAVQHAVR
- a CDS encoding DUF2393 family protein → MFESKPPEGGGVPAAAWGVAGLVVVVVLIGLVFATRHKPQASPNTIQPLAAYAAELPLSQLAMSESTSLSGGKSTFIDGHIQNAGGQTVTSVTVQVIFRNDEAMPPQVETLPLSVVRMREPYIDTQPISASPLKPGDERDFRLIFETIPANWNTQMPEIHIISVNIK
- the rpmE gene encoding 50S ribosomal protein L31, whose amino-acid sequence is MPKEGIHPKYDNIHVKCACGNTFETRSTHKGDIVVEICSACHPFFTGKQKLIDTAGRVERFRRKFAKSDAGKAETAAK
- a CDS encoding YfiT family bacillithiol transferase, which produces MAQIDVDPRFPIGVFEAPTSISADERTGAVASLAELPEQLRNAVDGLSSAQLGTPYREGGWTLRQVVHHVADSHMNAFVRVKLALTEDWPAVKSYDEGAWAKLHDMAAPVEWSLELVEALHARWVMLLQSLDEQQWQRGYLHPEDGRVTVEMSALTYAWHSRHHVAHITHLRAKEGW
- a CDS encoding GNAT family N-acetyltransferase — protein: MSTIQIATMPSEIDRCFPVMRQLRPMLVAEEFVGRIQTQQAEGYQLAFLESDGEIVSVAGFRMQTLLWSGKTLYVDDLVTDEAARSKGHGESMITWLIALAKEAGCTTFMLDSGTHRHEAHAFYFRHGLRISDYHFKLSL
- a CDS encoding ATP-binding protein, which produces MSEVCTICGGAGMLILQEDGRQFVKDCVCRVQRRAERMLGRAHIPKRYEHCSLESYETDFPSSNRSLTLAHLRARKFVDGYPVETAGTGLLITGSIGVGKTHLAVGILQALVAERGATGLFFDYRDLLKQVQNSYNNKVSATELEVLAPVFDAEVLVLDELGASKPTDWVWDTVAHILNTRYNDRRTTIITTNYANAGPLGTESGVRGAMREETLGDRIGERMRSRLQEMCVVVEMQGEDFRQKVKRASFA
- a CDS encoding OmpA family protein, with protein sequence MMKSGTTFGLPALLLGSALGISAFAQTSTPATQTTDPAAASSTSGATSPDDKSTYATGKPLADQSKEGFWGHMNPFARKKWVNRQTAPIKGQVNELDQLQSKNANDIKDVDSRSQARIKNAMNSANTADQHAQDAANRANSAQTLAGNASSRTDSLGNTVGNLDQYQTVSSTSVKFASGRTALGPTGKSDLDNLATTLSGEKGYIIEVQGYSKSGVQTSQAMADSVVRYLVTEHQVPVYRIYKTGLGKNTAKPADGEQAVVNGVRVTLLHNSLASMSSDSASSATATPKTSHAGVSSPQEVNQ